A genomic region of Pongo pygmaeus isolate AG05252 chromosome 7, NHGRI_mPonPyg2-v2.0_pri, whole genome shotgun sequence contains the following coding sequences:
- the CCN3 gene encoding CCN family member 3: MQSVQSTSFCLRKRCLCLTFLLLHLLGQVAATQRCPPQCPGQCPATPPTCAPGVRAVLDGCSCCLVCARQRGESCSDLEPCDESSGLYCDRSADPSNQTGICMAVEGDNCVFDGVIYRSGEKFQPSCKFQCTCRDGQIGCVPRCQLDVLLPEPNCPAPRKVEVPGECCEKWICGPDEEDSLGGLTLAAYRPEATLGVEVSDSSVNCIEQTTEWTACSKSCGMGFSTRVTNRNRQCEMLKQTRLCMVRPCEQEPEQPTDKKGKKCLRTKKSLKAIHLQFKNCTSLHTYKPRFCGVCSDGRCCTPHNTKTIQAEFQCSPGQIVKKPVMVIGTCTCHTNCPKNNEAFLQELELKTTRGKM; encoded by the exons ATGCAGAGTGTGCAGAGCACGAGCTTTTGTCTCCGAAAGCGGTGCCTTTGCCTGACCTTCCTGCTTCTCCATCTCCTGGGACAG GTCGCTGCGACTCAGCGCTGCCCTCCCCAGTGCCCGGGCCAGTGCCCCGCGACGCCACCGACCTGCGCCCCCGGGGTGCGCGCGGTGCTGGACGGCTGCTCATGCTGTCTGGTGTGTGCCCGCCAGCGTGGCGAGAGCTGCTCAGATCTGGAGCCATGCGACGAGAGCAGTGGCCTCTACTGTGACCGCAGCGCGGACCCCAGCAACCAGACTGGCATCTGCATGG CGGTAGAGGGAGATAACTGTGTGTTCGATGGGGTCATCTACCGCAGTGGAGAGAAATTTCAGCCAAGCTGCAAATTCCAGTGCACCTGCAGAGATGGGCAGATTGGCTGTGTGCCCCGCTGTCAGCTGGATGTGCTACTGCCTGAGCCTAACTGCCCAGCTCCAAGAAAAGTTGAGGTGCCTGGAGAGTGCTGTGAAAAGTGGATCTGTGGCCCAGATGAGGAGGATTCACTGGGAGGCCTTACCCTTGCAG CTTACAGGCCAGAAGCCACCCTAGGAGTAGAAGTCTCTGACTCAAGTGTCAACTGCATCGAACAGACCACAGAGTGGACGGCTTGCTCCAAGAGCTGTGGTATGGGGTTCTCCACCCGGGTCACCAATAGGAACCGTCAATGTGAGATGCTGAAACAGACTCGGCTCTGCATGGTGCGGCCCTGTGAACAAGAGCCGGAGCAGCCAACAGATAAG aaaggaaaaaagtgtcTCCGTACGAAGAAGTCACTCAAAGCCATCCACCTGCAGTTCAAGAACTGCACCAGCCTGCACACCTACAAGCCCAGGTTCTGTGGGGTCTGCAGTGATGGCCGCTGCTGCACTCCCCACAATACCAAAACCATCCAGGCAGAGTTTCAGTGCTCCCCAGGGCAAATAGTCAAGAAGCCAGTGATGGTCATCGGGACCTGCACCTGTCACACCAACTGTCCTAAGAACAATGAGGCCTTCCTCCAGGAGCTGGAGCTGAAGACTACCAGAGGGAAAATGTAA